Proteins from a genomic interval of Deinococcus ruber:
- a CDS encoding ABC transporter substrate-binding protein, translating to MKKAIIALCTLAVLGSLAQARTWDQIKASGTIKIATEGAFPPFNYFEGKKLTGFEVDLGTAIGKQLGLKVEWVTQPFDNLLIGLNQDRYDFVIASHGITPERQKAVDFSNPHYCTGGAIVSKVGGPKTVADLKGKTVAVQVGTTYLENVQKVAGVGSVKTFPKDTDAQAALMAGRVDVWVGDKFSALDVVKAQGGKLQLGSLLFQERIAMAVKKGNSSLLKELNSSLATELSNGTYAKLSNQYFKMDIRCK from the coding sequence ATGAAGAAAGCCATCATCGCTCTGTGTACCCTCGCCGTACTCGGCAGTCTCGCTCAGGCCCGCACCTGGGATCAGATCAAGGCCAGCGGCACCATCAAGATCGCCACCGAGGGCGCGTTCCCCCCCTTCAACTACTTCGAGGGCAAGAAGCTGACCGGCTTCGAGGTCGATCTGGGAACGGCCATCGGCAAGCAACTCGGCCTGAAGGTGGAGTGGGTCACGCAGCCGTTCGACAACCTGCTGATCGGGCTGAACCAGGACCGCTACGATTTCGTGATCGCCTCGCACGGCATCACGCCCGAGCGCCAGAAAGCGGTGGATTTTTCCAACCCGCACTACTGCACCGGCGGGGCCATCGTCAGCAAGGTGGGCGGCCCCAAGACGGTCGCTGACCTGAAGGGCAAGACGGTGGCGGTGCAGGTCGGCACCACGTATCTGGAAAATGTGCAGAAGGTTGCGGGCGTGGGCAGCGTCAAGACCTTCCCCAAGGACACCGACGCCCAGGCCGCGCTGATGGCGGGCCGCGTCGATGTGTGGGTGGGCGACAAGTTCAGTGCGCTGGACGTGGTGAAGGCTCAGGGCGGCAAGCTCCAGCTCGGAAGCCTGCTGTTTCAGGAGCGCATCGCCATGGCGGTCAAGAAGGGCAACAGCAGCCTGCTGAAAGAGCTGAACAGCAGCCTCGCCACCGAGCTGAGCAACGGCACCTACGCCAAGCTGAGCAATCAGTACTTCAAGATGGACATTCGCTGCAAATAA
- the upp gene encoding uracil phosphoribosyltransferase has product MPPEAAPTRKLTAPQHPLLMHKLSLMRDIRTGVKEFRELAAEVSLLLAYEAMRDLETAPETLSTPLATAEFPMLSGKKLALVAILRAGLIMTESMVRLIPAAKVGHIGLYRDPVSLEPVAYYSKLPQDISERRVFLTDPMLATGGSAVAAIDTLKAAGAQSIKLMTILSVPEGIKRVHDAHPDVEIVTAAIDDGLNDHGYIVPGLGDAGDRIYGTK; this is encoded by the coding sequence ATGCCCCCAGAAGCTGCCCCCACCCGCAAGCTGACCGCCCCGCAACACCCCTTACTCATGCACAAGCTCTCGCTGATGCGCGACATCCGCACGGGTGTCAAGGAGTTCCGTGAGCTGGCCGCCGAAGTGAGCCTGCTGCTGGCGTATGAAGCGATGCGCGATCTGGAAACCGCGCCCGAGACCCTGAGTACCCCACTCGCCACCGCCGAATTTCCGATGCTCAGCGGGAAGAAGCTGGCACTGGTGGCGATTCTGCGGGCGGGCCTGATCATGACCGAGAGCATGGTGCGCCTGATTCCGGCGGCGAAGGTCGGGCACATCGGCCTGTACCGCGACCCGGTCAGCCTGGAACCGGTGGCGTACTATTCTAAGCTGCCGCAGGACATCTCCGAGCGCCGCGTGTTCCTGACCGATCCGATGCTGGCGACGGGCGGTTCGGCGGTGGCGGCCATCGACACCCTTAAGGCGGCGGGCGCACAGAGCATCAAGCTGATGACCATTCTGAGCGTGCCGGAAGGCATCAAGCGCGTTCACGACGCTCACCCCGATGTCGAGATCGTGACGGCGGCCATCGACGACGGGCTGAACGATCACGGCTACATCGTGCCGGGCCTGGGCGACGCGGGCGACAGGATTTACGGAACGAAGTAG
- a CDS encoding ABC transporter ATP-binding protein gives MAEVILEHIYKRYGKTQTAVKDFNLHIKDKEFMVFVGPSGCGKSTTLRMIAGLEDISEGTLKIGDRVVNDVPPKDRDIAMVFQNYALYPHMNVYDNMAFGLKLRKTPKEQIDARVRDAAKILQIEHLLGRKPKELSGGQRQRVALGRAIVREPKVFLMDEPLSNLDAKLRVEMRSQISQLHRRLETTIIYVTHDQVEAMTMGSRIVVMRDGIIMQCDTPLNLYDYPKNKFVAGFIGSPSMNFVTGKVQNGQFIIGGSPVAPQGRLSESLKAYEGKDVMMGIRPEHLGLRGMTNLAEGTNIVRGKVLVVEPLGAQTDFIVEIAGQTVTVKVDGQARIQPGDNVELVIDQRRLHAFDTQTEDAIDRGQPTGTMGQADVESLYSGRQSVSAD, from the coding sequence ATGGCAGAAGTGATTCTGGAGCATATCTACAAGCGCTACGGCAAGACCCAGACAGCAGTGAAGGACTTCAACCTGCACATCAAGGACAAGGAGTTCATGGTGTTCGTCGGGCCGTCCGGCTGCGGAAAGTCCACCACCCTCCGCATGATCGCGGGTCTGGAGGACATCTCCGAGGGCACGCTGAAGATCGGGGACCGCGTCGTGAATGACGTGCCGCCCAAAGACCGCGATATCGCGATGGTCTTCCAGAACTACGCGCTGTACCCCCACATGAATGTGTACGACAACATGGCGTTCGGCCTGAAGCTCCGCAAGACCCCCAAGGAGCAGATTGACGCCCGCGTGCGTGACGCCGCCAAGATCCTTCAGATCGAGCACCTGCTGGGCCGTAAGCCCAAGGAGCTGTCGGGCGGTCAGCGTCAGCGCGTCGCCCTGGGCCGCGCCATCGTGCGCGAGCCGAAAGTGTTCCTGATGGACGAGCCGCTGTCCAACCTGGACGCCAAGCTGCGCGTCGAGATGCGCTCGCAGATTTCGCAGCTTCACCGCCGCCTGGAAACCACCATCATCTACGTGACGCACGATCAGGTCGAGGCCATGACCATGGGTAGCCGCATCGTGGTCATGCGCGACGGCATCATCATGCAGTGCGACACCCCGCTGAACCTGTACGACTACCCCAAGAACAAGTTCGTGGCAGGCTTCATCGGCAGCCCCAGCATGAACTTCGTGACCGGCAAGGTGCAGAACGGGCAGTTCATCATCGGCGGGTCTCCGGTTGCGCCTCAGGGCCGTCTGTCCGAGAGCCTGAAGGCCTATGAAGGCAAAGACGTGATGATGGGCATTCGCCCCGAGCACCTCGGCCTGCGCGGCATGACCAACCTGGCAGAAGGCACCAACATCGTGCGCGGCAAAGTTCTGGTCGTCGAGCCGCTGGGCGCACAGACCGACTTCATCGTCGAGATTGCCGGGCAGACCGTAACCGTGAAGGTAGACGGTCAGGCCCGCATCCAGCCGGGCGACAACGTGGAACTGGTCATCGATCAGCGCCGCCTGCACGCCTTCGACACCCAGACCGAAGACGCCATCGACCGTGGTCAGCCCACCGGCACGATGGGTCAGGCCGATGTCGAGAGCCTCTACAGCGGGCGTCAGTCGGTTTCGGCAGACTGA
- the ada gene encoding bifunctional DNA-binding transcriptional regulator/O6-methylguanine-DNA methyltransferase Ada — MTQTMTDDACWQAIQTRDAAFDGQFYYAVTTTGIYCRPSCPSRRAKREHVQYFADLSAAQAAGFRACLRCKPGEVGAAQRVVAQLQGLLDTAEPVPTLAQLGQAVGLSPFYVQRMFKAALGVSPKQYALGRRGERLKAELRAGSAVTTAMYDAGHPSSRTLYDPATDQLGMPPSSYRRGGAGQQVFYTVVQSVLGPMLVAATGRGLCSVRFGDAAELVAELRAEYPQAELLSEAAPLQPYLTALHAELAGRPAAALNLPRDAAGTDFQRRVWEALRGIPAGETRSYADVAALIGEPNAVRAVARACASNPLALVVPCHRVVRRGGELGGYRWGVERKRALLEGEQRARQNAAQPA; from the coding sequence ATGACCCAGACCATGACAGACGATGCCTGCTGGCAGGCGATTCAGACGCGGGATGCGGCCTTTGACGGGCAGTTTTACTACGCGGTGACCACCACCGGAATTTACTGCCGCCCGTCGTGTCCGTCGCGCCGGGCAAAGCGCGAGCACGTGCAGTATTTTGCCGACCTGTCGGCGGCTCAGGCGGCTGGCTTTCGTGCCTGCCTGCGCTGTAAACCCGGCGAAGTCGGAGCCGCTCAGCGGGTGGTGGCGCAGCTTCAGGGGCTGCTCGACACCGCCGAACCCGTGCCCACGCTGGCGCAACTGGGGCAGGCGGTGGGCCTCAGTCCATTTTATGTGCAGCGCATGTTCAAGGCGGCGCTGGGCGTCAGTCCGAAGCAGTACGCGCTGGGGCGGCGTGGCGAGCGCCTGAAGGCAGAACTGCGGGCCGGGAGTGCCGTCACCACCGCCATGTACGACGCCGGACACCCCTCCTCGCGCACGCTCTACGATCCGGCTACCGATCAGCTCGGGATGCCGCCCAGCAGCTATCGGCGCGGCGGGGCGGGGCAGCAGGTGTTCTATACCGTCGTCCAGAGCGTGCTGGGGCCGATGCTGGTGGCCGCCACCGGGCGCGGGCTGTGTTCGGTGCGCTTTGGCGACGCGGCGGAACTGGTGGCAGAGCTGCGGGCCGAGTATCCACAGGCCGAACTGCTGTCAGAGGCCGCTCCGCTCCAGCCGTATCTGACGGCGCTGCATGCCGAGCTGGCAGGGCGACCGGCAGCGGCGCTGAACCTGCCCCGCGACGCGGCGGGTACCGACTTCCAGCGGCGGGTGTGGGAGGCGCTGCGCGGCATTCCGGCGGGCGAGACGCGCTCGTATGCCGACGTTGCCGCCCTGATCGGAGAGCCGAATGCGGTGCGGGCCGTGGCGCGGGCCTGCGCGAGCAATCCGCTGGCACTGGTGGTGCCGTGTCACCGGGTCGTTCGCAGGGGCGGGGAATTGGGCGGCTACCGCTGGGGCGTGGAGCGCAAACGGGCGCTGCTGGAGGGCGAACAGCGTGCCCGCCAGAATGCCGCGCAGCCCGCCTGA